In Tachysurus vachellii isolate PV-2020 chromosome 7, HZAU_Pvac_v1, whole genome shotgun sequence, the DNA window atagtgtgtgtgtgtgtgtgtatgtgtgtgtttctgttaccTTGCAGAATGTTAAGTTTGGTGTTGAGCTGAACACAGCCCTCACTGAAGGAGTATGTGTGCGTTTGGGACTGAAGTTTTTCAGTTTTGCTTTCAGTGATGTTCTCCTCTAGCAACACTGCCATcacctgccacacacacacacacacacacacacatcagatctGGGAGAAGAACAGTGTTTTCAGTGAAAGCAGTAAAATAAATCCCACCTGTGTGGCAGATCGGAGAAAGGCAGCGAGCCGCTTGGAGTCCACAGTCGTCCTGGTCACAGGCTCGTCTGATGCATTCTGGGAAACCTGTGGGCCTGTGGGTCATTTAACATCCAGCAGTCGGTCATTATTTACTCACACACCTCATTATATCAGAGGTCTGTCCGTTACGCTGCGTTCCTCACCTCCACACGCCACGCTGCTCTCTGGAGGATGTTGTGTCCACATGTCCGTGATGTCCGTCTCGTCTGTCTGAGTGTCTCGCTCCATGTTGTCCTCATTGCACTGCACGTAGGCCTGAGAAGACAGTTTTTAGaagaatttttatataaaacttaTAATGAGAAGGAGCATTTATTATGGAAAAAATAACATGATAACAAAAAAACTTAAAGTGAGAAAGAATTATTACATCATAAAAtccagcagccaatcagactCCATTatgcaaattacacacacagacgcacgtacgcacacacacacacacacacacacacacacagaagtcagGAGAAACACGATTTCcttgtgtgtaattattgtgttaaagtgtgtcaTGTTAAGTAGAATAGACCTGCTTGGTGTTGGCCATGCCGTAGCTCTTGATGTACAGGTCGTACTCGCGGACCGGAGGCAAATCCAGGAGACACTCGGTGACGGAAAAGTCCAGATCGATCAGGCGCAGGAGCTCAACGCTACGTTTCCTACGTCACAGAAACACAGTCAGGTATCGAGGGTATCTCAGTGACCTGATGAGCTGTGTTTTAGTTTAGAACttatttccatatatatataaagtctcgctcacacactgtcttgcacactgactcacacacacactcatatacacacacacgctcatacacacacacgctcatacacacacacacgctcacacacacacacacgctcacacacacacacacgctcacactcatacacacacactcatacacacacactcatacacacacactcatacacacacactcatacacacactcatacacacactcatacacacactcatacacacactcatacacacactcatacacacactcatacacacactcatacacacacacacactcgctcatacacacactcgctcatacacacactcgctcatacacacactcgctcatacacacactcgctcatacacacactcgctcatacacacactcgctcatacacacactcgctcatacacacactcgctcatacacacactcgctcacttcTGTTTATCTGAGGCTTGCTGGTTTATCTCTCTCTGCCTCGCTGCTGAGAAGTCGATGACTTTGCCGTACGCTCTACTTTTCCTTGAGTGGCTCTCAGAGTCAACACTCGCTAAAagaaagagaacacacacacacacacacagtacagtatataaatgtgAACACCATATTGGAGGAGTATTTTTTTATCATGAGGTAGAGGTTTACACATCTGGAGATCACAGCTACCTCTGGGGGAGATCTCAGACTCCTGGGTCGAGGAGATGGAGTGTGCAGTGCTGAGCAACTCGTTCTCCTGCTCCATGGCTCTCTGGATGGCCTCCACCTCCCGTCTGCTGCGTGGACTCAGCTCTCTCCTGACCTCCATACTTTTATCTTCACgcacctcttcttcctccttctcctccccttcttcttcttgtctgtCCTCATCAAACTCTTCAAAGTCTTCCTCATAGTcctgaagagagagaaggagattaTGGCCTACAAACAAATCCAGTACAGCAGAACTTCTGTAGCCCTACAGCTGAAAAACCCCACTCAGTTTTCAGGGCCGTAAATCCAGTGAATAAGAGACGCGTTATGTTTCTGTATCTCgtgactttttattattattattattattattattattattattattattattattattattcaacggatagacggatggatagatggatggatggatggaaggatgtgCGACAACTCACCATTTTCTTGTGGCACCAATCCGTTTGAAAGCAATAAGTgttacacagagagaaacacacagatgtGATGATATGACCCATGGAGTGTAGCTCATCATCTCAAACAgcacacactctacactcaccTCGAAATCGTCCTCGTAATCTTCATTCCCAGAATCCTTTGCTCCTTGGTGACTGCCCTTCGTCACGTCACGTTCAACCTGCGTGTACACGGACACGTGTGAACATGtgtatccatgtgtgtgtgtgtgtgtgtgtgtgtgtgtgtgtgtgtgtgtgtgtacctcttgCAGGGTTTTCCTCTGTGCACTCTCAtgttctctatctctctgatTCGAGTCAGTGTGCCTCTGGTCTCGTTtattcctctcctctctttccctcactcCGTCTCCGTCCTGACGCCTGTGTCTCTGCTCGATCACTTTGTCCTCCTAAAACAGACAGTGACAtgagtgcaaacacacacacacacacacacacacacatctgcttcTGGGTGCACTAGACGCACTGCACAATGATACAGCAGTATTTAAACTCCATGTGTGAGTTCTGTTCAGTTCAAACActgagtttattattattattattattattattatttttttattattattattattttattattattttattagtagtattattagtattattagtattattattattagtattttgttTTGATGGAGTTACATGGTTGAATCGTACATGCGGttccttctctcttctcctctgctCTCTTCTGTCCTCTGAAATGaaatacaagacaaataaattaaaggagggaaggcgtggcctgtgtgtgtcagtctgagtaaagaaggcgtggcctgtgtgtgtcagtctgagtgaagaaggcatggcctgtgtgtgtcagtatgagtgaaggaggcgtggcctgtgtgtgtcagtctgagtgaaggaggcgtggcctgtgtgtgtcagtctgagtgaaggaggtgtggcctgtgtgtgagtcagtctgagtgaaggaggcgtggcctctgtgtgtcagtctgagtgaaggaggcatggcctgtgtgtgtcagtctgagtgaaggaggcgtggcctgtgtgtcagtatgagtgaaggaggcgtggcctgtgtgtgtcggtctgagtgaaggaggcgtggcctgtgtgtgtcagtctgagtgaaggaggcgtggcctgtgtgtgtcagtgtcagtgaaggaggcatggcctgtgtgtgtcggtctgagtgaaggaggcgtggcctgtgtgtgtcagtctgagtgaaggaggcgtggcctctgtgtgtgtcagtgtcagtgaaggaggtgtggtctctgtgtgtgtcagtctgagtgaaggaggcgtggcctctgtgtgtgtcagtgtcagtgaaggaggtgtggtctctgtgtgtgtcagtctgagtgaaggaggcgtggcctgtgtgtgtcagtctgagtgaaggaggcgtggcctgtgtgtgtcggtctgcgtgaaggaggcgtggcctgtgtgtgtcagtctgagtgaaggaggcgtggcctctgtgtgtgtcagtctgagtgaaggaggtgtggcctgtgtgtgagtcagtctgagtgaaggaggcgtggcctgtgtgtgtcagtctgagtgaaggaggtgtggtctctgtgtgtgtcagtctgagtgaaggaggcgtggcctgtgtgtgtcagtctgagtgaaggaggcgtggcctgtgtgtgtcagtctgagtgaaggaggcgtggcctgtgtgtgtcagtctgagtgaaggaggcgtggcctctgtgtgtgtcagtgaaagAGGCATTACATTTTTTCAGTTAAAATGAAGGTGTTTTACAGTCTCACCTCCGTCTTGTCCCATGTGCTGTCTGTGACCGTGTGTCTCTCGTCTTTCATGCTCTCTCCGTCCTCTTTCCTGTTCTTGACCTCCATGGCGatgctccctctctctgtgcctctctttcctgtgtttctctctctcccgtgACTTGTCCTCCACATCTAGACTAACatccttctctttccttctttccttttctcgcTCTgccctcctcctctccctctctctgtctttttccctATCCCTCTCTTCCCCTAAATCTCTCACTGCCTccctcgctctgtctctctctttctctctcggtttttctctgtccttttctctgtccctcttttctttttctctgactTTTTCCCTgtccctcttttctctctctctgtctttttccttgtccctctctttctctttgttccTATTTTCCCTCTCTGTATCTTTTCCCCTGTCCCTCTCtttaaccctctctctctccctctccaaatctctctctctgtgtttttccctgtccctctctttatttctctctttctccctgttcctctttaccctctctctctccctctctccatctctctctttctctctttctctgtattgGGTTTCACCTCGAACTCTGTTGCTCTCTTTATCTCGTTCATCCCTCGCTTCTCCTCTCCTGGCACTTTCCTCTCTGtgcttcctcctctctctctctgggtctcggtgtgatctctctctcctcccgcTCTCCTCCTCTTGGCTCTGTAAATTAATCAGGATGTTTAATTCTATCCAGTGTTTCCTGATGGACTCAAAGTCTCACAACTCATTTGGTTTGGGCAGCAAATGTGTTAACCAAACACCCAcctacccacccacccacacacacacacacacacacacacacacacacacattcacattcacacacacacattcacatacacattctcacacacacacacattcacattcacacacacactcattcacatacacattctcacacacacacacacacatacacatacacattcacacacacacacacatacacatacacattcacacacacacacacacacacacacacatacacattcatacacacacacattcacacacactctctcacacacacattcacacacacattcacatacacattctcacacacacacattcacacacactctctcacacacacattcacacacactctctcacacacacacattcacacacacacacattcacacacacacacacactcactcactcacactcacacacacacacacacacactcactcactcacactcacacacacacacattcacacacactctctcacacacacacattcacacgcacacattcacacacactctctcacacacacacattcacacacactctc includes these proteins:
- the dync2i1 gene encoding cytoplasmic dynein 2 intermediate chain 1 isoform X2, coding for MYSGKKITKEDTWRPDDLIRHIRSQEEESGRRERSHRDPERERRKHREESARRGEARDERDKESNRVRGETQYREREKERDGERERERVKRNREKERNKERDREKHRERDLERERERVKERDRGKDTERENRNKEKERDKEKDREREKRDREKVREKEKRDREKDREKPREKERDRAREAVRDLGEERDREKDRERERRRAEREKERRKEKDVSLDVEDKSREREKHRKERHREREHRHGGQEQERGRREHERRETHGHRQHMGQDGEDRREQRRREKEPHEDKVIEQRHRRQDGDGVREREERNKRDQRHTDSNQRDREHESAQRKTLQEVERDVTKGSHQGAKDSGNEDYEDDFEDYEEDFEEFDEDRQEEEGEEKEEEEVREDKSMEVRRELSPRSRREVEAIQRAMEQENELLSTAHSISSTQESEISPRASVDSESHSRKSRAYGKVIDFSAARQREINQQASDKQKKRSVELLRLIDLDFSVTECLLDLPPVREYDLYIKSYGMANTKQAYVQCNEDNMERDTQTDETDITDMWTQHPPESSVACGGPQVSQNASDEPVTRTTVDSKRLAAFLRSATQVMAVLLEENITESKTEKLQSQTHTYSFSEGCVQLNTKLNILQGRQVKLLHFSQTQTHTLLSVHAPCSGSNDVTLDSKTLICVWNIWEPSTPQRILFYEAEVQSCCFSPGKATLVFAGTDIGSVLVWDLREHSGSHLHIRVCEEKWTLRHPTFSTDAVLSGVGHFSPVVSVEPVLVNVGAGLRDPLLPEQEESLGLSFQLGSLDETGLLNLWVVVELPKADYSGSQTDLGLHPGGKVKLLHSSSLQTTPGVDKRILGVTSHLSFILKFLPSDSNHYFIGSNMGLVRHGTRHGLRAVPKLYRPKCRERPAEVTALDFCPAGEPFFLVGCSDGSVRLHTLACDEAVCEWTVGSGHSSVQCVQFSPTRRSVFCALDSASVLHIWDLTQRDESPLITQDLHTDPVSAMAVFGDTTKQNPYSGVALAKHSGRLEIHFLLPLLAIPQAMDAEKLHSLTRETL
- the dync2i1 gene encoding cytoplasmic dynein 2 intermediate chain 1 isoform X1; amino-acid sequence: MYSGKKITKEDTWRPDDLIRHIRSQEEESGRRERSHRDPERERRKHREESARRGEARDERDKESNRVRGETQYREREKERDGERERERVKRNREKERNKERDREKHRERDLERERERVKERDRGKDTERENRNKEKERDKEKDREREKRDREKVREKEKRDREKDREKPREKERDRAREAVRDLGEERDREKDRERERRRAEREKERRKEKDVSLDVEDKSREREKHRKERHREREHRHGGQEQERGRREHERRETHGHRQHMGQDGEDRREQRRREKEPHVRFNHEDKVIEQRHRRQDGDGVREREERNKRDQRHTDSNQRDREHESAQRKTLQEVERDVTKGSHQGAKDSGNEDYEDDFEDYEEDFEEFDEDRQEEEGEEKEEEEVREDKSMEVRRELSPRSRREVEAIQRAMEQENELLSTAHSISSTQESEISPRASVDSESHSRKSRAYGKVIDFSAARQREINQQASDKQKKRSVELLRLIDLDFSVTECLLDLPPVREYDLYIKSYGMANTKQAYVQCNEDNMERDTQTDETDITDMWTQHPPESSVACGGPQVSQNASDEPVTRTTVDSKRLAAFLRSATQVMAVLLEENITESKTEKLQSQTHTYSFSEGCVQLNTKLNILQGRQVKLLHFSQTQTHTLLSVHAPCSGSNDVTLDSKTLICVWNIWEPSTPQRILFYEAEVQSCCFSPGKATLVFAGTDIGSVLVWDLREHSGSHLHIRVCEEKWTLRHPTFSTDAVLSGVGHFSPVVSVEPVLVNVGAGLRDPLLPEQEESLGLSFQLGSLDETGLLNLWVVVELPKADYSGSQTDLGLHPGGKVKLLHSSSLQTTPGVDKRILGVTSHLSFILKFLPSDSNHYFIGSNMGLVRHGTRHGLRAVPKLYRPKCRERPAEVTALDFCPAGEPFFLVGCSDGSVRLHTLACDEAVCEWTVGSGHSSVQCVQFSPTRRSVFCALDSASVLHIWDLTQRDESPLITQDLHTDPVSAMAVFGDTTKQNPYSGVALAKHSGRLEIHFLLPLLAIPQAMDAEKLHSLTRETL